The following nucleotide sequence is from uncultured Draconibacterium sp..
CATGGTGTCCGGCACAAATACCCAGCACCGGTTTTTCGTAATTTTTAATCCACTCAAAATAAGGGGCGTGGTGCTCTACAATATCGTCGCCTTGTGGCGAGCCGGTTAAAATTATTCCATCATAATCATTAAGGTTTGTGTGGGCACAAGAGGCATATTCAATAAATGTTGAGGTAGATCCGGCCTCTAAAATAATTTTCTCAATTGGTTCGGCAAAGACTCGAATCCCGGGTTCAGCATTATTTATAATTAAAATTTCAGGCATTATATTTTACTTTGTCTAAGGCCAAAATTGCCGAGTAGCGGCCTATTTCAATCAGCTCTTTGGCTTTATAAAAATCGTAAGTTCCGCAAACATCGCGCGATACATTCACAAGTACATCGGGTTTGCCTTTTTCAATGGCATAATGCACCTGTGTTAGCATTCCGGTTGCCAGAGCCTGGTCGATAAGCGACAGAAATCCAAGTCGTTCCTTTTTCTCTTTCGGATGGTTTATGTGCATGAAATCGTAAAACTCTTTCATCCATTTCTTATAGGTCGACTCCTTTTCAACCTTGTCTTCTTTTTCATAAAAATGATGTGGAACCGGAATTGCGGCATTTACATGAACGGCTACCAGTAAATCGCCCTCGTTTCGTTGTACATTCGAAATTGGCAGGTTGTTCATTACTCCGCCATCAACCAAAACCGAATCGTTATGTGTTATGGGCGTAAAAACCGAGGGGATGGCAATGGATGCACGAATAGCATTGAATAAACTTCCTTTGGTAAACACTACCTCTTCACGATGTTTTAAATCAACAGCAGTTGCCGAAAAAGCAATAGGCAAGTCTTCAATTTGCGCGTCGGGAACAAACTCCTGAATCTTGGCCAGCACTTTGTCACCTTTAATCAGTCCGTTTCCTCCAAACGAAAAATCAACCATTCGAAACATATCATGCCGTTCCAGCGAGATGGCCCACTCCTTAAATTCGGGTAATTTGCCAAGAGCGTAAATTCCACCAATTAAAGCTCCCATAGATGTGCCGGCAACACTGGTAATGGTATAACCGCGTTTTTCTATTTCCTCGATAACGCCAATATGTGCCAACCCACGGGCAGCTCCGCCCGAAAGTACCAGGGCAACGTTCTTACTCATTTTGCTATCAATTTTAGCCATGCAATTTAGTTAAATTCTATGGTATAATTCAAACTAATCATTTTCGAAGAACATGGAGAATGCGTATATTCGGGCAAAATTCATTAAATAGAAAAAACTGTACAATGAGAAAGTTATTAGTTGTTATTTTAGGTATTGCATTGTTTGCCTGCTCGCAGCAGCCGAACGGCTATAAAATTACCGTTAATCTTGATGGTGCCGAAGGAAATATTATTCTGGAGCAACGTGAAGGAAATAAATTGGTAGGTGTTGATACTGCTGAAGTTGTTAACGGCGTGGCTGTTTTAGAAGGCGAAGTGGAAATGCCGGGAATGTATTATTTGTCGGTAAACGGACAACGCAACAAAGCTACCCTTTTTGTGGAGAACGCGAATATGACTGTAACAGGCAAAGCAGATTCGATTGCAGCCGCAAAAGTTAGTGGCTCTGCTACCCACGACGAGTTTCAAACGATAAACGAACAGATTCAGAAAATTGGTGAAGAATATATGGCTTTGTACCAGGAATCGCGTGCAGCCAGTACTGCGGGCGACACTGCAAAAGCCAACGAATTAATGAAACAGGTTGAAACCTTGTATGCCAGCGTTGGAGAATTGCAGGAAGATTTTGTGAAAAACAACCCTGCATCGTACGTTACTCCATTGTTGTTAACTCAAATTCAATACGAAAAAGATGTTGACGAACTTGAAGCACTTGTTTCTGCGTTGGATCCAAAATTAAGTGAGGTTCCGGAAATTGTAGACTTAAAAGCCAAGATTGAAAAGCTTAAAACTGTGGCTGTTGGAAAAACTGCACCAGATTTTACACAAAACGATAGGGATGGAAATCCGGTGAAATTTTCTGATATCTATTCGAAAAACGAGCTGACTTTGCTTGATTTTTGGGCAGCGTGGTGTGGTCCTTGCCGTGCCGAAAATCCAAATGTTGTTGCAACCTACAACAAATACAAAGATCAGGGCTTTAGTGTTCTGGGAGTGTCGCTCGACCGTGATAAAGATGCATGGTTAAAAGCTATTGAAGACGATGGTTTAACCTGGGATCATGTTTCTGACCTTGCTTATTGGAATAATGCGGCAGCAAAAATTTATGCTGTAAATTCAATTCCATCGAGTTTGTTGGTAGATAAAAACGGAGTAATTATTGCCAAAAACAAACGCGGCGAAGAGCTGGGTAAAACAGTTGAAGAATTTTTGAATAAATAAAAAAATTTAATTCAAATAAAGAAAAGCCGTTTTAGCGATAACAAGTTAAAGCGGCTTTTTTATGCCGCAATATGCGACTCAAACTACTCGTTTCAGAAAAAAAGAAGCTAAAAATCAGATATTTGCAAGCAAGGAATAGGCAAAAAGGTTAACAATTACTTTGTTGAAACCATATATATTTGAAATTACAAACCAGAGAAGCAAAGTAAAGTAGAATTAGTTTTAGTTTAGTAATTAAGTTGCGATTCTAGGAAATGAGGAGAACCAATTATGAATGTGTGACTTATTAAGTTGTTTTTATTAGGACTAGGAAAGAGGATTAAAAAATCCCGGTAATTTTTACCGGGATTTTTTTTATTCCACATTTTTCTATTTCAAAAATCCTGCAAAGTGATTTTCATTCGTTCGATTTGCTACATTTGCCGCATGCAAAATCATTTTGGAGAAATAGCCGGTGTACTTACTGCCGTTTTCTGGACAGTTACCTCACTGGCATTCGAATCAGCAGGGAAGAAGGTTGGTTCGCTTGCTGTTAACCTTATTCGTTTGGTTATTGCTTTTTTTCTTGTGGGCACTTACAGCTGGATATCGCGCGGATTCTTCTTCCCGAGTGATGCAAGTTTATACGCATGGAAGTGGTTGGCTTTTTCCGGACTGGTTGGTTTTGTTATTGGAGACTTGTTGCTCTTTCAGTCGTTTGTGTTGATTGGTGCACGCATTGCTATGTTATTAATGGCACTGGCACCACCGTTTGCCGCCTTAATTGGCTGGTTACTCTTGGGCGAGGTGCTCGATCCTAAAAGCTGGTTGGGAATGGCGGTTACCATGACCGGGATTATTATTGTGATTTTAAAACGCGAGAAGTCGGAAGAAAACGGAGTAAAAGTCCGTAAGTTTAAATCGTCGTATCCTATACAAGGCATTTTGCTGGCATTGGGAGGTGCAATGGGACAGGCTGCCGGTTTGGTAATCAGTAAAAAGGGAATGGGTGATTATGATGCTTTCTCAGCCACGCAGATTAGAATTTTGGCGGGAACTGTTGGTTTTTCCATCCTTTTCATTTTTATAAAGCGATGGCCACGTGTTTGGGCGGCATTAAAAAATGGCCCGGCCATGAAACGGATTACACTTGGAGCTTTCTTTGGTCCGTTTCTCGGTGTTTCATTTTCATTATTGGCCGTGCAACATACACAAGCCGGAATTGCAGCAACACTTATGGCTATAGTTCCGGTGCTAATTATAGGACCTTCAATACTATTGTTTAAAGAAAAGGTAAACTGGAAAGAAATTCTTGGAGCAGTAATTACAGTTGGAGGTGTAGCAATGTTCTTTTTGTAGAATGTTAAACTAAACGAAGCTGAAGGCTTTTATTTTTCTTCAACTTCGCTTAGCATATTCTTTATATTTCAATATTTACTTTCATATCCAGCCAATTTTCAAGAGTTTCCTTTACTTGTTTTTTCTGATTGGCAGGTAAATTACCGATTCGGCTGCTATGACTTCCTTTTGGTTTTACAATTTTCAGGAAATTTGGCTTGTTTGGAACTTCAAATGACGAAGCCGACCACGGATCCCATTCACCGTAAATAAACAATATTCTGGCATCGGTTTTTTTGATGAATTTTTCTACCTCTTTAGCTGTTTTCTTGTTGTATTTAATATCCAATTCAGGGAGGTAAATGCGGTTCAGCCATCCTTCTGCCGTTTTAATCGACAAGTAGTCTTTAAAAGGTGTCACATCGTAGCCGTAATAACCCAGTTCGTGCGCTGCCTGCACATAAAACGATTTAAATATATTCACTCCTTCGCTAGCCAGGTACATCGGCGACGACACTCTTACAAGCTCTGCAAATAACTTTTCTGCCGGCGCATTTAATTCCGGAATATCATCTAACGAATTGTCGTATTGCCAAAAACCATATGAGAATTCTAGTACTATATAGTCAAGCATTTCATCGTTATTCAGCAGCGGATGCAAATTGTTATCGGTACAATACTTTTCGAGCATTGGGAGGTATGTTTCGCGATTTTTAAGTATTTGCAACTGGAATGCTTTTACTTTTGCACGGCCTTCAGGAGTGCCGGTTGTATTAGCAATAAACGGTTCGTGGCGGCCATCTTCAACACCAAAATTCAATGGAGCTACATAAGGCACCGATACATCAACATCGTTGGGATACAGCCAGCGGTGATACACTGTAGTTTGTCCTCCTTTGCTAATTCCGGTTGCTATCCATTTTCCCGAGTAATACTTTTTCATCATCTGAATGACATGGTGATGATCGGCAGCAGCATTACGCACGGTAAGGTAATCATAGTTTAGTGGCTCGGGCATCGATTCGCCAAAATAGCGATGATCCATACAAATTTGGTTGGCACCTAAAATAGGACACAACTCATTTATATAATTCGGATTTTCGGAATAACCGCCGTTGTAGCCTTCGGTTATAAAAACAACCGGTTGGTCAACGCCTTTGTCGGCAATTAATACCCGTTGTAAAAAAGTACCTTTTTTGGGGTCAGTATGATCAACAGGCTGCTCTACCATTATTTTGTATTTAACTGCAAAAAAATCGTTGCAGTCCATCTTTTCAACACTTTTTACCTCGGGCTGGCTTTCCAAAAAGGCTTTTAAGGTGTTTTGCGAAAACGTTACTGCCGACAGCAATAGCAGAACGAATAAAATTTGAAATCTTTTCATGAGCTTTTTCTTGAGTTTTAAATTGGGTTGGTATCCCAAACCCGTTTTTTGTACATTTGTTTGCAAATAAAAAATAATATTTAAAATAAATTATGAGGAAAGCCATAATCTTTTGTATTACTGCTTTGGTAATAGGATTTCATGCAGTGGCGCAAGAATTGCCACGGGTTGAAATGCAAACAAGCTTAGGGGATATAGTTCTTGCCATAGATACGATAAACGCCCCGGTAACAGCCAAGAATTTTATTAAGCATATTGAAAATGGAACCTATGAAAATGCACTTTTTTACCGCGTTGTTAGGCTCAACAATCAGCCGGCAAACGAAATTAAGATTGAAGTAATACAAGGAGGCATTTATACCGAACCTCGTTTTGAGAGCATAAAACCAATTGCCCACGAAACAACCGAAATGACGGGATTAAAACATTTAGACGGAACACTTTCGATGGCGCGAAGTGAGCCAGGAACAGCATCAACCGAGTTTTTTATTTGCGTTGGCGATCAGCCGGAGCTGGATTTTGGAGGCAAACGAAATCCTGACGGACAAGGTTTTGCTGCTTTTGGCCAGGTGATTTTGGGATTGGATGTTGTACGTAAAATTCAGCAACAGAAGGATGAGAAACAAACACTTGTTGAGAAAGTAGTAATTAACAAAATAAAATTATATTAGTACAATTTATAACGCGTCGTTAACTTTGTTTTTAGCAATCAAATACCATTAAATCAGAAACTAATAATGAATTTATCAAAATTTGAGTGGACGGATATACTGTCGGTTGGAAACCCTGAAGTGGATAAGGATCACAAAGAACTATTGGACATATACAATCAATTAGTAGATTTTATTGATACAGGTGGCAAACGCGAAGAATTTGCTGAGATACTTTCAAAAATGACTGACTATTGTCTTTGTCATTTTAAGAAAGAAGAGGAGTATATGAAGCAGCTGGCTTATCCTGAATTAGAGAAACATGTAAATTATCATCGCCAATACATTTATAAAGTTTCGATGTATAATGTCGATTTCCTTGGTGATAATCCTCCGGCTCCGGAAGAGATAATCCGTTTTTTAGAAAAGTGGTGGCGACATCATATATTAAAGGTTGATGTACAATATGAAGCGTATAAAAAAGAGATAGAATCATTAGCCAAGTACAAATAGCTGCCTGAATTTATTCAAGCAGAAAGTACTAATGAACGAAGCGGGTGTTTTAATGGCCCAGCGAGGCTTTAATTTTATCGTGCCTGCATGCAGATAATGCAAAATCACCTTCAACGAATATCATAGAATTAATGTTTTTTACGCAACCTTTTCATACGGGTTTGCATCCAGTAATAAACATAAAATGCTGATATGAAATGCGTATGTTAATTTATTCACTATAATAGTGATCAGGGCTCTTGCGAATTACATATGATATGCAAAAAACAAACAACTTTAATCATATGAAAAAATTGCTTTTACTCATTAGTTTATTCACCATTATTTCGTGTTCAAAAGATAAAGATACCCCGATAGGTATTTGGGATGATAACATAAAACTATCGCAAAAGGAGGTTGAATTTGACGCCAACGAAAATACCATTACTATTACTACTGAAGGCGAATGGTGGTGGATTACGGAAATTCTCTTTAATAATTTATATATAAATCTTGAGGACCTTGATACCGCTTCGGATAACTTTATAATTGAGGAACCTGAATTTAAGATTGAACGAAAAAATGCCACCGAGATTTATATTTCGATGAGTGAAAACGCAGGAGATTCAAGCCGTGTGCTTGGAATTGGATTGGAAGCTGGTGATTATTTCGATCATATTGAAGTTATTCAATCAGGCAAATAAAAGAATTCTGTGCACTATCTGCATTTTTAATTTCTGTATTCTTTAACACCTCAACAAAAGCTTGTCCTTAAGGGTTATAAGTAACAAAAAAGGGCAATGAAAAAGACGATTTGTTTTATAGCTATTGTTGTAATAATTGTGTTTGTTAGCTGCGAAGATAAACCTACAATTGAAGGGCTTTGGAAGGTTGAAAAGGTAAAAGTAGGAGACCAGGAGATGACACCAAATGCAAGGTGGACACGGTTTAATGCTGATCACTCGCAGCAGTCTGGCAATGGTTGGTTTCAGCATTCGTACGGAACATGGAATTTAAATGCCGAGACGAGCGAATTATCGATTGTAAATGAAAATGGGATAAAAGATCGGGCGGAACCATTTAAAATTTCTTTGGAAAAGGATCGGATGATTTGGACAAGAAATGAAGATGGACAGAACGTACAAGTTTTATTAAACCGTACTGATCATCTGCCAGCCACTTATGGCGACGAATTGCTAGGTTTGTGGAAACTGGAGAATGCGATTGGCGAAGATGCTTATTTTAGAACAGAAGATGCAAAAGTTGGTAAAGCCAGCATATTCTTTCGTTGGGATGGCCGCTTTGATATAAGCTCCGGAAAGGGTAGAATTCATGGTGTTTACAATGTGCACGGACACAAACCTGAAGTGGAATTAATACCATACGGAGATAATTTAAACAGAGATTTTTGGGCGATCGATTTTAACGAGAATACAATTACTTTGAAGTTATTAAATTCGGAGAACACGGTAGAACGAAAATTTATCAGGATTCACGAATTTGCGGAATAAAAAAGGGTTGCCTTTCGACAACCCTTTTTTATATTTTTACATGAACAGGATTAATGTTCATCTTCGATAAATCCGGTTTTGCGGGTACCAATGGCTTGGTATGTAACGCCGGGCTCGTCGCTAAACGAAATTTCGAAAGATATTTTATCCGTTACGTTTCCGGTAGTTGACAGCCCTGCATCAGGCTCAATCATTCCATTTGAAACAGTAATGGTAACATCAGAATTAATATCGTCAAGTCCGCTGCCGCCAAATGTAAGATCGGAGATGTTTACCGGACATTTAAACGTTATATCTTTCCAGTTTCCATCGTCTGAAATCCACATTTCGGTGGCCACATCGTCGGCAGTATTAAAAGTAAGCACTTTAAAATAGCCGGTCTCGTAATCTGTTTTCGAAAACTTGATCCACCATTCACCGGCAGCATCAACTACCTGCGAATTGATTTGCTCGTAATCCTCTTTTTCATCGCAAGAGGTAAGAATTATACTTACGAACGCCAAAATATATATCAGATATTTTTTCATAGTAATTCGTTATTCTTTAAAGGTTAATTGTACATCAAAGGCAAATCCATCGTCGTCAAAAACAATGGTGTAAGTAAGCACGTTGTTTTCCTGATCGAAATTAAAGCCCTGACCGGTAACTCCTCCCCAGGCAGCAGTATTTCCTAATTCTGATCTCATTTCTCCATTCTCATCAATAACCAGAATTCCGGGGCCTGCAGTTGCCGAACCATAACCAACATATTGATCGTAGTAGCCAGCCAGCAAATCGCTGATTTGGTATACGCCAGGAGCCAGTTTTGTAATCTGTACCTCGCCACCGGCATCTCTGTTAACGCGTAATCCGTCGTAGGTTCCCGATGGCATTTCAAATACATCGTAGCCAGTAAAACTTACAATGCTCACATTTCGCGAAAGGTAAAAGTTAAAACCTTCGGAATTTGTTACCTGGTACATTAGTTTGTAAGTGCCCGGTACTTCAACATTTACCTCGTTCAGTATCTGGTAATCCAGTTCTGTTGTGTCGCCGTTTGCAATCTCAATTGCATAAATTCCCGGATCTTCGTAGGGCGTACCTTTAAATAGTACCATAGGATTGCTACCATATAACTCCATTTGCGGAGCCGGAGTTTCCGAGATATAGCTTTCGTAGTCTTTCTCGCACGATGCAAGCAGGAAAACGGCAGCTATAAAAATGATTGAATATTTAATTAATTTCATCGTTGTCTGTTTTAATTTTTCCACCATACATTTTGTAAAATTACATCAGCATCCGACAGTGATTTGTATTCAGCAGCATTCGAATTGAAGTTCAATTCGCTGTCGGCGTAAGGGAATCTGCGTGGCAGAATCCCGCCACTTGTTCCTTTTTTGCTGTATATCAGTGTTCCCGGAATATAATCGTTGGGCACTGTATAACCTTCGTCAATCTGGCTGCTAATTGCTGATTCTTCTGGGTATCCTGTTCTTACGCGTTCAATGTGCGATTCAATTCCACGACCACCATCAGCTGCATCAATCCATTTTTGCATGATAATAGCTTTTAGCTGCTCATCAAAACCAGTTG
It contains:
- a CDS encoding S28 family serine protease; translation: MKRFQILFVLLLLSAVTFSQNTLKAFLESQPEVKSVEKMDCNDFFAVKYKIMVEQPVDHTDPKKGTFLQRVLIADKGVDQPVVFITEGYNGGYSENPNYINELCPILGANQICMDHRYFGESMPEPLNYDYLTVRNAAADHHHVIQMMKKYYSGKWIATGISKGGQTTVYHRWLYPNDVDVSVPYVAPLNFGVEDGRHEPFIANTTGTPEGRAKVKAFQLQILKNRETYLPMLEKYCTDNNLHPLLNNDEMLDYIVLEFSYGFWQYDNSLDDIPELNAPAEKLFAELVRVSSPMYLASEGVNIFKSFYVQAAHELGYYGYDVTPFKDYLSIKTAEGWLNRIYLPELDIKYNKKTAKEVEKFIKKTDARILFIYGEWDPWSASSFEVPNKPNFLKIVKPKGSHSSRIGNLPANQKKQVKETLENWLDMKVNIEI
- a CDS encoding bacteriohemerythrin, which translates into the protein MNLSKFEWTDILSVGNPEVDKDHKELLDIYNQLVDFIDTGGKREEFAEILSKMTDYCLCHFKKEEEYMKQLAYPELEKHVNYHRQYIYKVSMYNVDFLGDNPPAPEEIIRFLEKWWRHHILKVDVQYEAYKKEIESLAKYK
- a CDS encoding patatin-like phospholipase family protein codes for the protein MSKNVALVLSGGAARGLAHIGVIEEIEKRGYTITSVAGTSMGALIGGIYALGKLPEFKEWAISLERHDMFRMVDFSFGGNGLIKGDKVLAKIQEFVPDAQIEDLPIAFSATAVDLKHREEVVFTKGSLFNAIRASIAIPSVFTPITHNDSVLVDGGVMNNLPISNVQRNEGDLLVAVHVNAAIPVPHHFYEKEDKVEKESTYKKWMKEFYDFMHINHPKEKKERLGFLSLIDQALATGMLTQVHYAIEKGKPDVLVNVSRDVCGTYDFYKAKELIEIGRYSAILALDKVKYNA
- a CDS encoding DMT family transporter; amino-acid sequence: MIFIRSICYICRMQNHFGEIAGVLTAVFWTVTSLAFESAGKKVGSLAVNLIRLVIAFFLVGTYSWISRGFFFPSDASLYAWKWLAFSGLVGFVIGDLLLFQSFVLIGARIAMLLMALAPPFAALIGWLLLGEVLDPKSWLGMAVTMTGIIIVILKREKSEENGVKVRKFKSSYPIQGILLALGGAMGQAAGLVISKKGMGDYDAFSATQIRILAGTVGFSILFIFIKRWPRVWAALKNGPAMKRITLGAFFGPFLGVSFSLLAVQHTQAGIAATLMAIVPVLIIGPSILLFKEKVNWKEILGAVITVGGVAMFFL
- a CDS encoding lipid-binding protein is translated as MKKYLIYILAFVSIILTSCDEKEDYEQINSQVVDAAGEWWIKFSKTDYETGYFKVLTFNTADDVATEMWISDDGNWKDITFKCPVNISDLTFGGSGLDDINSDVTITVSNGMIEPDAGLSTTGNVTDKISFEISFSDEPGVTYQAIGTRKTGFIEDEH
- a CDS encoding redoxin domain-containing protein — encoded protein: MRKLLVVILGIALFACSQQPNGYKITVNLDGAEGNIILEQREGNKLVGVDTAEVVNGVAVLEGEVEMPGMYYLSVNGQRNKATLFVENANMTVTGKADSIAAAKVSGSATHDEFQTINEQIQKIGEEYMALYQESRAASTAGDTAKANELMKQVETLYASVGELQEDFVKNNPASYVTPLLLTQIQYEKDVDELEALVSALDPKLSEVPEIVDLKAKIEKLKTVAVGKTAPDFTQNDRDGNPVKFSDIYSKNELTLLDFWAAWCGPCRAENPNVVATYNKYKDQGFSVLGVSLDRDKDAWLKAIEDDGLTWDHVSDLAYWNNAAAKIYAVNSIPSSLLVDKNGVIIAKNKRGEELGKTVEEFLNK
- a CDS encoding peptidylprolyl isomerase translates to MRKAIIFCITALVIGFHAVAQELPRVEMQTSLGDIVLAIDTINAPVTAKNFIKHIENGTYENALFYRVVRLNNQPANEIKIEVIQGGIYTEPRFESIKPIAHETTEMTGLKHLDGTLSMARSEPGTASTEFFICVGDQPELDFGGKRNPDGQGFAAFGQVILGLDVVRKIQQQKDEKQTLVEKVVINKIKLY
- a CDS encoding BT_2262 family domain-containing protein, with product MKLIKYSIIFIAAVFLLASCEKDYESYISETPAPQMELYGSNPMVLFKGTPYEDPGIYAIEIANGDTTELDYQILNEVNVEVPGTYKLMYQVTNSEGFNFYLSRNVSIVSFTGYDVFEMPSGTYDGLRVNRDAGGEVQITKLAPGVYQISDLLAGYYDQYVGYGSATAGPGILVIDENGEMRSELGNTAAWGGVTGQGFNFDQENNVLTYTIVFDDDGFAFDVQLTFKE